In Miscanthus floridulus cultivar M001 chromosome 19, ASM1932011v1, whole genome shotgun sequence, the DNA window ATTCATCAATCAGACGACTTCACCGGAGATTAATTTGCTTCAGAAAGGGTGCCGCAAGAACGACCAATCATTTGCAGATTCTGGAAACGATACTACGAGGAAGTCAGCATCATTGGAATTTCCAAAAGTAAAAAAGAGAATTCATTAAGCATGTTGATATAACGAACCTTGGTTGCAACTTTCATCTAGTCCTCACTTCTCAATCTGAAGCACTCCAGCTTACTCATTAATGCTGCAATTCTCCCTGTAAATGAATGTGGAATTAGAGACATTGCTGGTGAAGTGCCATGGTCCACCGTCCAagtattattactattattatagTCTCCTAAATTCGTATATGTAGGGACCAAAAAATGACATATATACAAAGATATCTATGTAAATATTAATGTGGCCGGCGTGttgattcttaaactttgcatgtaCGTACGTATTTACCCATCTGTGTATCCATACGTGCACTTCATGGCTCACTAGATCTTCTGTACATGGTTGAATAGATGTTCTGCACACTTCATTATTTAAAGGTTTTTTATTTATCTATAAATCACGTCACGTCTTGTGATAACTAATACTAGAATAATAACAATCGAGCTCCTGGCCATTTATATTAAATTAGCTAAAATGAAACCAAGAAATTAAGTAGAGATTACCTCGAAGAAGATGGGGGTCTAGAGTTTTCTCCTCGAGGTGATCCAGACGTTGCTGTAGGCTCGGTGGAAGCTGCTTTATACCAGGACATGGAGTAATCCTAAGAACTCTGAGAGATGAGTATACTTGATGAGGTCCATTCGGTAAGGATTGCAGGCATCCACAGTCAAGAATCTGGAGTTCTTCCAGCGACGTGACCTCTCCTGACACGGAAACAAGACTGCCGCATTCGGAAATATACAAGGTCTTGATGGACGGAGGAAGGTTGGCAACCTCTGTCAAGCCACTGCAGTCAATTATGACTAGAGATTGTAGGCGTGGAAAGAAGCAATGATTACTGCtggctgatgatgatgacacCGGCTTCAGTACTACAGCTGTAGACACCGTGGATTCATCCTCATTGCTGGACGAGGACGACCCTGCAGCAATCAATGATGATGACGTTTCCAGCCCCGTCGTGTCCTGCTGCTCACCGAATGCAATGGATTTGAGACTGTTGCAGCCCTGAATAATTAACGTCTTGAGAGATGTCGAAAGGTTTCGGACCTGTACCAAAGATTCGCAGCCACGTATCGCTAGGGACTCCAGATGTGGCACGAGGGTTCCACTCCGTTGTACGAGAGCAGATTGCTCATGAGAAGCTTCATCTTCCGTGAGTCCTGTCAGTTTGTTGCACCTGCAAATCTCTAACGTCCTCAAGGATACTAGGCCCTGGAACAATTTCTCTGGCCAGTAGACTAGAGCATCGCACTCAGCAATTTTCAAAGTTTCTAGCTGTCCAAAACATTTCCATAGCGCCAGTGCACTCGAGCCAGAGAAGAAAAGGTCACACCCTCTTAAGCACAGATCTCCCAGGGGGGATTTATGCTCATGTACTACCACCAGTTCGGCAGAATTTTCTTCTTTATTTGGTTCCCATACATCCAGACTGGACAATGAAGTAATATATCTGCTACCAGCCTGTAGGCATGCTTGCTCTCTACAGCGGGATAGTATTACTTTTCTTAGCTTCGGTGCTTCAGGAAAAGTAGTCAACTCTGGGCAACCAAAAACTTCTAGTTGCTCAAGCGAAGGAAATGTTGCCTCCCATCTGTGAAACTTCTTCAGACGAGTTAACCACATTCCCTTCAATGCTGGAAACGGGGAGCGGCACTCAGCGCCATCTCTACCGGATGATTTTTTAATGACCGACGCTTTTGGTAATGCTAAGAGCTTTCGACAACGCACGATCCTTAGATTCTCAACCTCAGGAAATAATATCTGCTCCTCTCCTTGCACCTCATTCCTATCCCACCACATCGTAAATTTTGGCATATTCTCCAAGGCCATCATCCTCAGTTTGTGAAACTTGGACGGGGCACCACCGCTGAACAAGCAATGTAAATTTTGTAGGTTTCTCAGGTGAAGAAACTGGAGGGACGGTAACCGCCATAGTGCAGGAAGCTTCTCGAGATTTTGGCAATGTTCTAACTCGAGCTCCACCATGCCTTGCAGCTCAAGCATCCATGTTGGAATACCACTGCTACTGCAGCAATACATCCTCAGAGCCTTTAGCCCATCATGAGGTCGGAGGCCTTCCAGCACCTCCTTATGTGCCTCATTTTCACTATCGTCAGACCATCTTAATGTTAGTTCTTCCAGCCTTTTCTTGTCCCAAAGTTTTGCTGCTTTTGCATCTGCTCCTGTCGCATTTTCAAGCTTCCTTAGCTCCAGCTGGCCACCAAGGTCCAAGTTCTTCAGCGCTTCCATGTTACTGCAACCCGAGCCAGTACCTAATACAAAGCATGTAAGCGTCTGCAGGCAAGTGAGGTGTCCGAGGTTTGCAGGCATGCTCGTTAACATATAACATCCGTGAGTGTAGAGGTGACGGAGGGCAGCCATATACTTCATTGCCTTTGGAAGTTGTTCAAGACGTGTACAATAAGATAGGTTCAATGTTTGCAGATGATACAGGATGGTAATGTCTTCAGGAAGTGCTACAATATCACTTGTTGAGAGATCAAGATACCTTAGGTGATGAAGATATTTCGGCTTTAGATAGGGACCTTGCCGTGCCTTTAAGGCTCGGATAGGCCTCAAATATTTTGATAATTTCTGCACATCGGCTATTTCGGATCTATCACATATTAGTGTCTGGATAGCTGGAGACCCTTTCTCTATGGAAGCATTCAAAACATTTTCTTCAATGTCAACTGATAGAAATAAATGGCGAGCGGAGTATGGAAAATCCTCACTTTGGCTCAGTTTTGTATCTATTGCAGCACATTCTTTTCCCATTGAATCCTGTGCAACATCATGCATAAGGTCATGGATTTTACAAGTAATTTGTCTGTTAAATTTGTCTTGCTGCACCTCCTGAAAAAATGACCTTTGAGCTAGCTCATTGAAAATTTGTTTACCAATGTCTTCGGGACACACTCTTTTTTGCTCTGGGATAAAACTATTAGCCATCCATAGTTGGATCAGCATTTCCACATCAATCACATGATCCTTAGGAAACATTGCACAAAAGGCAAAGCACTGTCGCATATGTGGTGGCAAGCAATTGTAACTGAGCTTGAGTACTGGTAAGATTCCATTTTCGTCATCACAAACTGTGCTTCGGTTTAATACCGCCTCCCATTCTTGCACGGTATTCTTAGTACGAAGTACAGAGCCCAATGCTGTAGCAGCTAAAGGAGAACCGGAACATCTCTTCGCAACATCACCAACCATATTGAGTAGCTGATCATCAGGCTTTTGTGCTTGCACACTAAATGCTTCTTTCTTGATAATTTTTTCTATGTAGCTTTGTTCCAAGTGCTTGATCTTATGGGCTTCGATTGTCCCCATGAACCGAGCAATATTTTCATCACGAGTTGTTGTCAAAACTGAGCTACCGGGGGCACCATGATGAAGGTTGGACCTCAACTTATCCCACTTCTTGCCCTCACGGTTCCATACATCATCTAGTACAAGGAGATATTTCTTCCCACTCACTGCACTTTTAAACTTTTCCATTGTTGAACCACCAGTCATTTGACAACCATTCTTTTCAGCTTCTTTCACTATTGTTTCAAACAAGGAATCCACATCAAAGTTTTCTGACACACACACCCAGATCTGAACCTGGAAGTGCTTCTGAATGGCGGAGTCATGGTAAACAAGCTG includes these proteins:
- the LOC136528157 gene encoding putative disease resistance protein RGA4; this encodes MAEVLATMVVGPLVSMVKEKASSYLLDQYKVMEGMEEQHKLLKRKLPAVLDVITDAEEQAAKNREGAKAWLEELRTVAYKANDVLDEFKYEALRRKAKAEGHYKEFGMDVIKLFPSYNRFDFRRRMANKLRMILQEIDVLIAEMNTFRFKFKPQPPMSMKWRQTDPNMPDNYVNIASDSRAKEKKEIVDALLGQGDNVGLTVLPVVGMGGMGKTTLAQLVYHDSAIQKHFQVQIWVCVSENFDVDSLFETIVKEAEKNGCQMTGGSTMEKFKSAVSGKKYLLVLDDVWNREGKKWDKLRSNLHHGAPGSSVLTTTRDENIARFMGTIEAHKIKHLEQSYIEKIIKKEAFSVQAQKPDDQLLNMVGDVAKRCSGSPLAATALGSVLRTKNTVQEWEAVLNRSTVCDDENGILPVLKLSYNCLPPHMRQCFAFCAMFPKDHVIDVEMLIQLWMANSFIPEQKRVCPEDIGKQIFNELAQRSFFQEVQQDKFNRQITCKIHDLMHDVAQDSMGKECAAIDTKLSQSEDFPYSARHLFLSVDIEENVLNASIEKGSPAIQTLICDRSEIADVQKLSKYLRPIRALKARQGPYLKPKYLHHLRYLDLSTSDIVALPEDITILYHLQTLNLSYCTRLEQLPKAMKYMAALRHLYTHGCYMLTSMPANLGHLTCLQTLTCFVLGTGSGCSNMEALKNLDLGGQLELRKLENATGADAKAAKLWDKKRLEELTLRWSDDSENEAHKEVLEGLRPHDGLKALRMYCCSSSGIPTWMLELQGMVELELEHCQNLEKLPALWRLPSLQFLHLRNLQNLHCLFSGGAPSKFHKLRMMALENMPKFTMWWDRNEVQGEEQILFPEVENLRIVRCRKLLALPKASVIKKSSGRDGAECRSPFPALKGMWLTRLKKFHRWEATFPSLEQLEVFGCPELTTFPEAPKLRKVILSRCREQACLQAGSRYITSLSSLDVWEPNKEENSAELVVVHEHKSPLGDLCLRGCDLFFSGSSALALWKCFGQLETLKIAECDALVYWPEKLFQGLVSLRTLEICRCNKLTGLTEDEASHEQSALVQRSGTLVPHLESLAIRGCESLVQVRNLSTSLKTLIIQGCNSLKSIAFGEQQDTTGLETSSSLIAAGSSSSSNEDESTVSTAVVLKPVSSSSASSNHCFFPRLQSLVIIDCSGLTEVANLPPSIKTLYISECGSLVSVSGEVTSLEELQILDCGCLQSLPNGPHQVYSSLRVLRITPCPGIKQLPPSLQQRLDHLEEKTLDPHLLRGRIAALMSKLECFRLRSED